One genomic segment of Chitinibacter sp. FCG-7 includes these proteins:
- the rtcA gene encoding RNA 3'-terminal phosphate cyclase, which translates to MKNISIEIDGASGEGGGQILRSALTLSMITGQAFQIKNIRAKRPKPGLLRQHLTAVEAAAAICGAQMTGAQIGSTSLSFKPGAIRAGDYHFAIGTAGSCTLVLQTILPALWFAKPTFADAPSSVTVSGGTHNKAAPPADFLIRVWQPLMARMGVQQEITLNRHGFYPAGGGEIAATVSPCQSLQGFDLCQRGALRQISATALIAGVPAKVAQRELAEIEQKIAGVSTAIRGLSNDQGPGNAVLIEIEHENITEMFTSFGEKGVSAEAVGKQVANQAQHYLHSGAAVDEFLADQLVLALALAGSGRFTTTHVSAHLLSNIDVIEQFLPVNITQTPVDDDVEIRVTSLSQGQ; encoded by the coding sequence ATGAAAAATATATCCATTGAAATCGATGGCGCTAGCGGCGAAGGCGGTGGCCAGATTTTGCGTAGCGCGCTGACGCTCTCGATGATCACAGGTCAAGCATTTCAGATTAAAAATATCCGCGCCAAGCGCCCCAAGCCCGGCTTGCTACGCCAGCATTTAACAGCGGTTGAAGCGGCGGCAGCGATTTGCGGTGCGCAGATGACGGGGGCCCAAATCGGCTCAACCTCACTCAGCTTCAAGCCCGGCGCGATTCGCGCTGGCGATTACCATTTTGCGATTGGTACGGCGGGAAGCTGCACGCTGGTGCTCCAAACCATATTGCCTGCACTATGGTTTGCTAAACCGACGTTTGCGGATGCACCAAGCAGCGTGACCGTCTCCGGCGGGACGCACAATAAAGCCGCGCCGCCAGCCGATTTTCTAATTCGCGTCTGGCAGCCGCTGATGGCGCGTATGGGTGTGCAGCAAGAAATCACGCTGAATCGGCACGGCTTTTATCCGGCGGGCGGCGGTGAAATCGCGGCAACGGTGTCACCATGCCAATCATTGCAGGGCTTTGATTTGTGTCAGCGCGGCGCTTTGCGCCAAATCAGCGCCACGGCGCTGATTGCTGGCGTTCCAGCCAAAGTCGCGCAGCGTGAACTGGCCGAAATCGAGCAAAAAATCGCTGGCGTCAGCACTGCGATACGCGGACTCAGCAACGATCAAGGCCCCGGCAATGCGGTGCTGATTGAAATCGAGCATGAAAATATCACGGAAATGTTCACCAGCTTTGGCGAAAAAGGCGTCAGCGCCGAAGCGGTGGGCAAGCAAGTGGCCAATCAGGCGCAACATTACCTGCACAGCGGCGCGGCAGTGGACGAATTTCTGGCTGATCAACTGGTGCTGGCTTTGGCGCTAGCCGGATCAGGCCGATTTACTACCACGCATGTGTCGGCGCATTTGCTGAGTAATATCGACGTTATTGAGCAATTCCTGCCGGTCAACATCACGCAAACGCCTGTGGATGATGATGTCGAAATTCGGGTGACATCGCTCAGCCAAGGTCAATGA
- a CDS encoding ATP-binding protein, whose protein sequence is MSLRLRLLIILSLSLTLLWGGASTWMMLELRKELNQTLDKHLVSSAKLVAGIATEFARNTSPSASTNILNVLTQEGLACEVSLLRGKVIARTATSPPEIAQPKTGYHTQIIDGQAWRSYTLEHDGLRITTADRISTRHTLQNGMILAAAIPFLIAVLGSLIALWLGIRQGLAPLESIRRALSQRNPASGQKLPETAVPSELKPLIATMNGLLERIQHLIARERSFTGNAAHELRSPLTAIKTHLQVARLAHDQEQDVALGHAEEGVARMQNMLNQLLTLAQVEGSDTATQENDSSTSTVCDLVMQMIPANERKRISIVDASKSAQLAIPSALAATALRNLVDNALRYSAGAVLLHLSADQERVTFRVEDEGSGMSELERQQAVQRFWRSGKGQGSGLGLSIVEAITQRYHGQFQLLEREEGGLIAQLSFPRNSVQ, encoded by the coding sequence TTGAGTTTACGCTTACGCCTGCTGATTATCCTGAGCTTATCACTCACTTTGCTGTGGGGCGGCGCATCAACTTGGATGATGCTGGAGCTACGCAAAGAATTGAACCAAACCCTGGACAAACACCTCGTTTCATCTGCCAAACTGGTCGCCGGCATTGCGACAGAATTTGCAAGAAACACCTCCCCCAGCGCCAGCACAAATATTCTCAATGTCTTAACTCAAGAAGGATTGGCCTGTGAAGTAAGTCTGCTCAGAGGAAAAGTGATCGCCCGAACAGCAACAAGCCCACCAGAAATCGCCCAGCCGAAGACGGGGTATCACACGCAAATCATTGATGGACAAGCCTGGCGGAGCTATACCCTTGAGCACGATGGTCTGCGCATTACGACAGCAGACCGGATTTCAACCCGCCATACACTGCAAAACGGCATGATTCTGGCGGCAGCCATTCCATTCCTGATCGCAGTGCTGGGCAGTCTGATCGCTTTGTGGCTAGGTATCCGTCAGGGGCTGGCGCCATTAGAGTCGATCCGCCGTGCACTCTCACAACGCAATCCGGCTTCAGGGCAAAAACTGCCTGAAACGGCGGTTCCCAGTGAACTGAAACCCTTGATTGCCACCATGAACGGCCTATTGGAACGGATTCAACATCTAATTGCACGCGAGCGTAGTTTTACCGGCAATGCCGCGCATGAGCTGCGCAGCCCACTCACGGCAATTAAAACGCATTTGCAAGTTGCGCGGCTCGCCCATGATCAAGAACAGGATGTCGCGCTTGGGCATGCGGAAGAAGGCGTTGCTCGAATGCAAAATATGCTCAATCAATTACTCACGCTGGCGCAGGTCGAAGGCAGCGATACAGCGACACAAGAAAATGACAGTAGTACGTCTACTGTGTGTGATTTAGTGATGCAAATGATCCCCGCTAACGAGCGAAAACGCATCTCAATCGTAGATGCCAGCAAATCGGCCCAGTTAGCCATCCCGTCAGCCTTAGCGGCAACGGCGCTACGCAATCTGGTCGACAACGCCTTGCGCTACTCAGCGGGTGCGGTGTTGCTACATCTGAGCGCCGATCAAGAACGCGTGACTTTCCGTGTCGAAGATGAAGGATCGGGCATGTCCGAATTGGAGCGCCAGCAAGCAGTTCAGCGGTTCTGGCGTAGCGGCAAAGGCCAAGGTAGTGGCCTGGGGCTTTCGATTGTCGAGGCAATTACACAGCGCTATCACGGCCAGTTTCAGCTACTTGAGCGTGAAGAAGGTGGTTTGATTGCGCAGTTGAGCTTCCCAAGAAATTCAGTCCAATAA
- a CDS encoding response regulator, with amino-acid sequence MPGLFFAVKLTMHVLLIEDDELIASGIRSGLHLHAMTVDGFTTASAATQALAVGHFDVAVLDLGLPDDDGLSVLKRWRQAGYDLPVLILTARDAIENRITGLQAGADDYLIKPFDLGELVARLQALQRRVAGRSVSLLQHGELSFDPVSFQVTLGGEPIELSRRELLLLQAFLNKPNHILTPDQVKDSLYGMDDEIESNALNVHLHNLRKN; translated from the coding sequence ATGCCCGGTTTATTTTTTGCGGTGAAGCTCACAATGCATGTGTTATTAATTGAAGACGACGAACTGATTGCCAGTGGCATTCGTTCTGGCCTGCATTTACACGCCATGACGGTCGATGGCTTTACAACCGCAAGCGCTGCCACACAAGCGTTGGCAGTGGGTCATTTTGATGTCGCAGTGCTCGATTTAGGCTTGCCAGATGACGATGGCCTCTCTGTACTCAAGCGTTGGCGCCAAGCCGGGTATGATTTGCCCGTGTTGATTCTGACCGCGCGTGATGCGATTGAAAACCGTATTACCGGATTGCAAGCGGGTGCCGATGATTACTTGATTAAGCCGTTTGACCTAGGTGAATTAGTGGCGCGTTTGCAGGCCTTACAGCGCCGCGTAGCTGGTCGCAGCGTTTCGCTACTACAGCACGGTGAGCTTAGTTTTGACCCGGTTTCGTTTCAAGTCACCCTCGGTGGCGAACCAATAGAATTATCCCGCCGCGAGTTGCTGTTATTACAGGCCTTCCTCAACAAACCCAATCATATTCTCACACCAGATCAGGTTAAAGACAGCCTGTATGGCATGGATGACGAGATTGAAAGCAATGCGCTCAATGTACATTTGCATAATTTACGAAAAAATTAG
- a CDS encoding slipin family protein translates to MWQRFQVKKNERGLLLRNGDVQKLLEPGEFHLWNWPKRYTLLTFSLDEAAFTHSLADYLCRNEAALVETHFQRIELADHEAALRYENGVLAEILLPGSRQLYWKAAAPQTFERIDLRTQFELSPAVLATLTQAALRAKTIRNNNTVLQVQVPESHIGLLHINGQFQRQLKPGRYGFWRFGRELTVELVDTRQQTVEVSGQEILTRDKVSLRLNLAANWQFTDIELAFTQLPKPVDFLYRELQFGLRAAVGTRTLDELLENKQLIDDVVVAHMRTRLAGLGLCVHSVGVKDIVLPGEMKTLLAQVVEAEKAAQANVIRRREETGATRSLLNTAKVMEDNPTALRLKELETLEKLAERIDKISVFGGFDQLLNGMIKLGS, encoded by the coding sequence ATGTGGCAACGCTTTCAAGTTAAAAAGAACGAACGTGGCCTGTTGCTGCGCAACGGGGATGTACAAAAACTGCTGGAGCCCGGTGAATTTCATCTGTGGAACTGGCCCAAACGCTATACCTTGCTGACCTTTTCGCTCGACGAGGCCGCCTTTACCCACTCGCTGGCCGATTATCTGTGCCGCAATGAGGCCGCGCTGGTCGAGACGCATTTCCAGCGTATCGAGCTGGCCGACCACGAAGCGGCGCTGCGCTATGAAAACGGCGTGCTGGCTGAAATCCTGCTGCCCGGCTCACGCCAGCTGTACTGGAAAGCCGCCGCGCCACAGACTTTTGAACGGATTGATTTGCGTACGCAATTTGAATTGTCGCCTGCGGTGCTGGCAACGCTGACTCAGGCCGCGCTGCGCGCCAAAACTATCCGTAACAACAATACCGTGCTGCAGGTACAAGTGCCGGAAAGCCATATCGGCCTGCTGCATATCAATGGCCAATTTCAGCGCCAGCTCAAGCCGGGGCGTTATGGCTTCTGGCGTTTTGGCCGCGAGCTGACGGTTGAGCTGGTCGATACCCGCCAGCAAACCGTCGAAGTCAGCGGGCAGGAAATCCTGACCCGGGACAAAGTCTCCTTGCGGCTCAATCTGGCGGCCAACTGGCAGTTCACCGATATCGAGCTGGCGTTTACCCAACTGCCCAAGCCTGTGGATTTTCTGTACCGCGAATTGCAGTTTGGCTTGCGCGCTGCGGTAGGCACCCGCACGCTGGACGAATTGCTGGAAAACAAGCAACTGATTGATGATGTCGTCGTTGCACATATGCGCACCCGACTGGCCGGATTGGGGCTGTGCGTTCACAGCGTGGGCGTGAAAGACATCGTGCTGCCCGGAGAAATGAAAACGCTGCTGGCGCAAGTGGTCGAGGCTGAAAAAGCCGCACAGGCCAATGTGATCCGCCGCCGCGAAGAAACCGGTGCGACGCGTTCGCTACTCAATACCGCGAAAGTGATGGAAGACAACCCAACCGCGCTACGGCTGAAAGAGCTGGAAACGCTGGAAAAACTAGCCGAACGGATAGACAAAATCTCGGTATTTGGGGGATTTGATCAATTGCTCAACGGCATGATCAAGCTAGGGTCTTAG
- a CDS encoding low molecular weight protein tyrosine phosphatase family protein, which produces MAQKSERTKVLFICSRNQWRSPTAEQHWRKHPKLLTRSAGTSPNARHTVSVDDIRWADVILVMEEKHQSRLRAQFTRLLSNKSIHVLDIPDDYQFMDPELIELLEQSLVSIIDLG; this is translated from the coding sequence ATGGCACAAAAATCAGAGCGCACCAAAGTGCTGTTTATTTGCAGCCGCAATCAGTGGCGCAGCCCGACGGCCGAGCAGCATTGGCGCAAGCATCCAAAGCTGCTGACGCGCTCGGCGGGCACAAGCCCGAATGCGCGGCATACGGTGTCGGTCGATGATATTCGCTGGGCGGATGTGATTTTGGTGATGGAAGAAAAGCACCAATCCCGGCTGCGCGCGCAATTTACGCGCTTATTGAGTAACAAGTCGATTCATGTACTCGATATTCCCGATGATTATCAGTTTATGGATCCGGAGCTAATTGAATTGTTGGAGCAGTCGCTGGTTAGCATCATTGACCTTGGCTGA
- a CDS encoding RNA ligase RtcB family protein: MGNYVQLLSARVNLIASADTWIEGDAIAQLQNTAKLPGMHYVSGMPDLHPGRGYPVGAAFFSTEYIYPALIGGDIGCGMALWQTNLDTRKVSHSKLDKKIGNIDGPLCDEAQGEEWQALIASQLPAEIGFRPALGTIGGGNHFAELQCFDEIHDVEAFAALGLNKAQLQLLVHSGSRGLGQHILRQHIDQHGHQGLLADSNECRAYLAEHDQAVRFAEVNRLLIAQRILAKLGTDGAQILDVNHNLVLPAQMHGQPGWIHRKGATPADQGAVVIPGSRGDYSYLVQPMASDLSLQSLAHGAGRKWMRSECKGRLSSRYTVAQLSRTKLGSQVICADRVLIYEEAPEAYKPASNIIATLVGAGLVNVIARLKPVLTYKTRGECCE, from the coding sequence ATGGGCAACTACGTTCAATTGTTGTCTGCGCGCGTTAATTTAATTGCGTCTGCAGATACTTGGATCGAAGGCGATGCCATCGCCCAGCTCCAAAACACCGCCAAACTCCCCGGTATGCACTACGTTTCCGGCATGCCGGATTTACACCCCGGTCGCGGCTATCCGGTTGGTGCGGCATTTTTCTCTACTGAATATATTTATCCGGCGCTGATCGGTGGCGACATTGGATGCGGTATGGCGCTCTGGCAAACCAATCTGGACACCAGAAAAGTCAGCCATAGCAAGCTGGATAAAAAAATCGGCAATATCGATGGCCCTTTGTGCGACGAGGCACAGGGCGAAGAATGGCAGGCGCTGATTGCCAGCCAATTACCCGCCGAGATTGGTTTCCGGCCAGCGCTGGGTACGATTGGTGGTGGCAATCACTTTGCCGAATTGCAGTGCTTTGACGAGATTCACGATGTTGAAGCATTTGCGGCCTTGGGGCTGAACAAAGCGCAGCTGCAACTGTTGGTGCACAGCGGTTCGCGCGGGCTGGGGCAGCATATTTTGCGCCAGCATATCGATCAGCACGGCCATCAGGGTTTGCTGGCCGATTCAAATGAATGCCGGGCGTATCTGGCCGAGCATGATCAGGCCGTGCGTTTTGCTGAAGTCAATCGACTCCTGATTGCGCAACGCATTCTGGCCAAACTGGGCACGGATGGCGCGCAGATTCTGGATGTAAACCACAATCTGGTGCTGCCAGCGCAAATGCACGGCCAGCCAGGCTGGATACACCGCAAAGGTGCGACGCCTGCCGATCAAGGTGCGGTGGTGATTCCCGGTTCGCGCGGCGATTACAGCTATCTGGTTCAGCCGATGGCGAGTGACCTTAGCCTGCAATCGCTCGCGCATGGCGCGGGACGAAAATGGATGCGCAGCGAGTGCAAAGGGCGTTTAAGTAGCCGTTATACCGTGGCGCAACTGAGCCGCACCAAATTGGGTAGCCAGGTAATTTGCGCTGATCGCGTGCTAATTTACGAGGAAGCGCCGGAGGCCTACAAACCGGCCAGCAATATCATTGCTACCTTGGTCGGCGCAGGGTTGGTCAACGTGATTGCGCGGCTCAAGCCGGTACTCACCTACAAAACGCGTGGGGAGTGCTGCGAATGA
- the rtcR gene encoding RNA repair transcriptional activator RtcR translates to MKRTVVFGFVGTVLDFAGRGSQRWEKWRPTIGLCQHDDLLISRIELLHDSRSKSLFERLKQDIAQVSPETEVVSVEVNLSDPWDFEEVYACLHDFGRSYAFDVEMEDYLIHITTGTHVAQIGWFLLAEARYFPARLVQTSPPRKRETDGVAGKYTLIDLDLSRYNKIASRFAQVRDEAVSFLKSGIATRNPRFNRMIEQIERVAIRSKAPILLCGPTGAGKSFLARRIYEMKVARHQISGRFVEVNCATLRGDSAMSTLFGHVKGAFTGAQTERAGLLRSADGGLLFLDEIGELGLDEQAMLLKAIEEKRFFPFGSDKEVASDFQLIAGTVRDLKQWVAEGKFREDLYARINLWLYELPGLAERAEDLAPNLDFELLRFAKEHGEQVRFNSEARQRFLKFAASSDAKWSGNFRELSAAVTRMATLAENGRITLTQADEEIDRLRLSWQVSSPSVIDELLGERASELDLFDRLQLERVIQVCQAADSLSDAGRRLFNISRQEKAKSNDADRLRKYLTRFGLDWASVKEAYFH, encoded by the coding sequence ATGAAGCGCACAGTGGTGTTTGGCTTTGTTGGCACGGTATTGGATTTTGCCGGGCGGGGTAGTCAGCGTTGGGAGAAATGGCGGCCAACAATCGGTTTGTGCCAGCACGATGATTTGCTGATCAGCCGGATCGAGTTGCTGCACGATAGCCGCAGCAAAAGCCTGTTCGAGCGCCTGAAGCAGGATATTGCGCAGGTGTCGCCCGAAACCGAGGTGGTGAGTGTTGAGGTGAATCTAAGCGATCCGTGGGATTTCGAGGAGGTGTACGCCTGCCTGCACGATTTTGGGCGCAGCTATGCGTTTGATGTTGAGATGGAGGATTATCTGATCCACATTACTACCGGCACGCACGTGGCGCAGATTGGCTGGTTTCTGCTGGCCGAGGCGCGTTATTTTCCTGCGCGGCTGGTGCAGACTTCGCCGCCGCGCAAGCGCGAAACCGATGGCGTAGCGGGCAAATACACGCTGATTGATCTGGATTTGTCGCGTTATAACAAGATCGCCAGCCGCTTTGCCCAAGTGCGCGACGAAGCCGTGTCGTTTTTGAAATCGGGCATTGCCACGCGCAACCCGCGCTTTAACCGGATGATCGAGCAGATCGAGCGTGTTGCCATCCGCTCGAAAGCGCCGATTTTGCTTTGCGGGCCAACGGGTGCGGGCAAATCGTTTCTGGCGCGGCGGATTTACGAAATGAAGGTCGCGCGCCATCAAATCAGCGGGCGTTTTGTCGAGGTCAATTGCGCCACGCTGCGCGGCGATAGCGCGATGTCGACTTTGTTCGGGCATGTGAAAGGCGCATTTACCGGCGCACAAACCGAGCGCGCAGGCTTGCTGCGCAGCGCTGACGGCGGGCTGCTGTTTCTGGACGAGATTGGCGAGCTGGGGCTGGACGAGCAAGCCATGCTGCTCAAAGCCATCGAGGAAAAGCGCTTTTTCCCGTTTGGTAGTGACAAGGAAGTCGCCAGCGATTTTCAGCTGATTGCTGGGACGGTGCGCGATTTGAAGCAGTGGGTGGCAGAAGGTAAATTTCGCGAGGATTTATACGCGCGGATTAATTTGTGGCTGTATGAGCTGCCGGGGCTGGCCGAGCGTGCCGAAGATCTGGCGCCCAATCTGGATTTTGAATTGCTTCGCTTTGCCAAAGAGCACGGCGAGCAAGTACGGTTTAATTCGGAGGCTCGACAGCGTTTTCTGAAATTTGCCGCTTCATCAGACGCGAAATGGTCGGGCAATTTTCGCGAGCTGTCGGCCGCGGTGACGCGGATGGCGACACTGGCGGAAAATGGTCGCATCACGCTGACGCAGGCCGATGAGGAAATCGACCGGCTGCGCCTGTCCTGGCAAGTTAGCTCGCCGAGCGTGATTGATGAGCTGCTGGGTGAGCGCGCCAGCGAGCTTGACCTATTTGACCGGCTGCAACTCGAGCGAGTGATTCAGGTGTGCCAGGCCGCCGATTCGCTCTCTGACGCCGGGCGGCGCTTGTTCAATATATCGCGACAGGAAAAAGCCAAAAGCAACGACGCCGACCGCTTGCGCAAATATCTGACGCGGTTTGGGCTGGATTGGGCGAGCGTGAAAGAGGCTTATTTTCATTAG
- the prfH gene encoding peptide chain release factor H encodes MSLCQISAAQGPLECQLAVAKALSSIIEEAAQRKLVLDLLEQEAGDKVGTLRSVLLSIDGEGAEQLIAQWEGTIQWICASPYRPRHLRKNWFIGVFRCAMPASDLAGEIRFETTRSSGPGGQHVNKTESAVRATHIASGITVKVQTERSQHANKRLAEQLIAYRLACRAADEMGAQRAERRLQHYQLERGSPKRVFKGEQFIENLA; translated from the coding sequence ATGAGTTTATGTCAAATCTCCGCCGCGCAAGGCCCGCTGGAATGCCAGCTGGCGGTCGCCAAAGCGCTCAGCAGCATCATTGAAGAGGCCGCACAGCGCAAGCTGGTGCTGGATCTGCTGGAGCAAGAAGCGGGCGACAAAGTCGGCACCTTGCGCTCGGTGTTGCTCAGTATTGATGGCGAAGGCGCAGAGCAATTGATTGCGCAATGGGAAGGCACGATTCAGTGGATTTGCGCCAGCCCGTATCGCCCCCGGCATCTGCGTAAAAACTGGTTTATTGGCGTGTTTCGCTGCGCCATGCCAGCGAGCGATCTGGCGGGTGAAATCCGCTTTGAAACCACTCGTTCTTCCGGCCCTGGCGGGCAGCATGTCAATAAAACCGAATCGGCAGTGCGCGCCACGCACATCGCCAGCGGCATTACGGTGAAAGTGCAAACCGAGCGCAGCCAGCACGCCAATAAACGGCTGGCCGAGCAACTGATTGCCTATCGCCTAGCTTGCCGCGCCGCCGACGAAATGGGAGCACAGCGTGCTGAGCGACGCCTGCAGCATTACCAGCTAGAACGCGGTAGCCCGAAACGGGTTTTCAAGGGCGAGCAATTTATTGAAAACTTAGCCTGA
- a CDS encoding class I SAM-dependent methyltransferase produces the protein MQSNLAQNWFEQGGEAYARYRPDYPIALAKFLASVVCDHTLAVDVGCGNGQLTAQLANYFDAVLGVDPSANQLTNAIAHPRIEYQCAPAEKLPLPTQSVSLLTAAQAAHWFDLPAFYGEVRRVMKPEGVISLLSYGVLQLEAELDERFKYFYWHEIAPYWPAERKLVDSGYATIDFPFAAILAPSLAIEKNWNLREFLGYITTWSAVTHAGHAGQAHILLNFAEEMATLWGDANTQRTISWPIHMRIGKV, from the coding sequence ATGCAGTCTAACTTAGCGCAAAACTGGTTTGAGCAAGGCGGAGAAGCCTACGCGCGTTACCGACCAGACTACCCAATTGCGCTGGCTAAGTTTCTCGCTTCGGTGGTTTGTGATCATACGCTCGCAGTCGATGTGGGCTGTGGGAATGGTCAACTGACCGCGCAATTGGCCAATTACTTTGATGCTGTGCTCGGCGTAGACCCTAGTGCCAATCAGCTGACGAATGCCATTGCTCATCCACGAATTGAGTATCAGTGCGCCCCAGCCGAAAAGCTGCCATTACCAACGCAATCGGTCAGCCTGCTCACTGCAGCTCAAGCCGCACATTGGTTTGATCTGCCAGCGTTCTATGGTGAAGTTCGTCGAGTCATGAAACCTGAAGGCGTTATCAGTTTGCTAAGCTATGGTGTACTCCAACTTGAGGCCGAGCTGGACGAGCGTTTTAAGTATTTCTACTGGCATGAAATCGCCCCCTACTGGCCAGCTGAGCGAAAGTTAGTCGATAGCGGTTACGCGACAATCGACTTCCCTTTTGCAGCCATCTTAGCCCCCTCGCTAGCGATTGAAAAAAACTGGAATTTGCGTGAGTTTTTGGGCTACATCACAACTTGGTCAGCCGTCACTCATGCTGGACACGCGGGTCAAGCGCATATTTTGCTGAACTTCGCCGAGGAAATGGCAACGCTTTGGGGAGATGCCAATACCCAGCGCACCATCAGTTGGCCTATCCATATGCGGATTGGAAAAGTCTGA
- a CDS encoding 3-oxoacyl-ACP reductase family protein, producing the protein MENTNHLQGKVAFVQGGSRGIGAAIVKRLAREGAAVAFTYVSSAAKAEQAVAEIVQAGGKALAIQADSADSNALQQAIRQTVKHFGALDILVNSAGVLVWGPLEELTLEDLDRTLAINVRSIFVASQEAARHMSEGGRIINIGSINADRIPIAGGSIYAMSKSALVGLTKGMARDLGPRKITVNNVQPGPVDTEMNPADSETATQLKASMALGRYGQADEIASFVAYLAGPEAGYITGASLSIDGGFTV; encoded by the coding sequence ATGGAAAATACCAATCATCTGCAAGGTAAAGTCGCTTTTGTGCAGGGCGGCTCACGTGGTATCGGTGCAGCTATCGTTAAGCGCCTAGCGCGCGAAGGCGCTGCGGTCGCATTCACCTATGTGTCTTCTGCCGCAAAAGCCGAACAAGCCGTTGCTGAAATTGTACAAGCGGGTGGTAAAGCCTTGGCTATTCAGGCCGATAGCGCTGACTCAAATGCATTGCAGCAGGCCATTCGCCAAACCGTAAAGCATTTTGGCGCACTGGATATTCTGGTCAATAGCGCTGGCGTGCTGGTTTGGGGCCCGCTGGAAGAGCTCACACTAGAAGACCTCGACCGCACACTGGCAATCAATGTACGCAGTATTTTTGTGGCCAGCCAAGAAGCCGCTCGCCATATGAGCGAGGGGGGGCGGATTATCAATATTGGCAGTATCAACGCTGACCGCATCCCGATTGCGGGCGGCTCAATCTACGCCATGAGTAAATCAGCGCTAGTCGGTTTGACCAAAGGGATGGCGCGTGATCTAGGTCCACGCAAAATTACCGTGAATAATGTTCAGCCTGGCCCGGTTGATACCGAAATGAATCCTGCGGATAGTGAAACTGCGACGCAGTTGAAGGCTTCAATGGCGCTAGGGCGATACGGCCAGGCCGACGAAATTGCTAGCTTTGTTGCTTATCTTGCAGGGCCGGAAGCAGGCTACATCACCGGTGCGAGCTTAAGTATTGATGGTGGTTTTACTGTGTAA
- a CDS encoding RtcB family protein, producing the protein MSKFDILEVKNGKPIKLWTQGVPVEDEAREQLINTAKMPFIFKHLAVMPDVHLGKGSTIGSVIPTHGAIIPAAVGVDIGCGMMAARTTLTASDLPDNLAGLRSAIEAAVPHGRTNSRAGRDKGSWDTPPATVDAMWGELHEGFKRITDKYPRLKNTNNHKHLGTLGTGNHFIEVCLDEENRVWFMLHSGSRGVGNAIGTHFIELAQADMRSHIANLPHRDLAYFTEGSQHFDDYVEAVGWAQDFARRNRLVMMQNVIAAARKIITKPFAADVEAVNCHHNYVQKETHFGSEVLVTRKGAVSAQKGQLGIIPGSMGAKSFIVRGLGNEESFCSCSHGAGRTMSRTKAQKLFTVEDQIKATAHVECRKDADVIDEIPMAYKDIDAVMAAQSDLVEVVHTLRQVVCVKG; encoded by the coding sequence ATGAGCAAGTTTGATATTCTGGAAGTTAAAAACGGTAAACCCATCAAACTGTGGACCCAAGGCGTCCCTGTTGAAGACGAAGCGCGCGAGCAACTGATCAACACCGCCAAAATGCCGTTTATTTTTAAACATCTGGCCGTCATGCCCGACGTGCATCTGGGAAAGGGTTCGACCATCGGTAGCGTGATTCCCACGCACGGCGCGATTATTCCGGCGGCGGTCGGCGTGGATATTGGCTGTGGAATGATGGCGGCGCGCACCACGCTGACAGCCAGCGATTTGCCTGACAATCTGGCCGGATTGCGTAGCGCGATTGAAGCCGCTGTACCGCATGGTCGCACCAATAGCCGCGCGGGCCGCGATAAAGGTTCGTGGGATACGCCACCTGCGACAGTCGACGCGATGTGGGGCGAATTGCATGAAGGCTTCAAGCGCATTACCGATAAATACCCGCGCTTGAAAAACACCAATAACCATAAGCACCTGGGGACTTTGGGAACGGGAAACCACTTTATCGAGGTGTGTCTGGATGAAGAAAACCGCGTCTGGTTTATGTTGCACTCGGGCTCGCGCGGCGTGGGAAATGCGATTGGAACGCACTTTATCGAGCTGGCGCAGGCCGATATGCGATCACACATCGCCAACCTGCCGCACCGCGATCTGGCTTACTTTACCGAAGGTAGCCAACATTTTGACGACTACGTCGAAGCCGTGGGTTGGGCGCAGGATTTCGCGCGTCGCAACCGTCTGGTGATGATGCAAAACGTCATCGCTGCCGCGCGCAAAATCATCACCAAACCCTTTGCCGCCGACGTGGAAGCGGTGAACTGCCACCATAACTATGTGCAGAAAGAAACGCATTTCGGGAGCGAAGTACTGGTGACGCGCAAAGGTGCGGTGTCAGCTCAGAAAGGCCAGCTGGGAATTATTCCGGGTTCGATGGGTGCGAAAAGCTTTATCGTGCGCGGGCTAGGAAATGAAGAATCATTCTGTTCATGCAGCCACGGTGCAGGTCGCACGATGAGCCGTACCAAGGCGCAGAAACTGTTTACCGTCGAAGACCAGATCAAAGCCACGGCACACGTCGAATGCCGAAAAGACGCCGACGTGATCGATGAAATTCCGATGGCGTACAAAGACATTGACGCTGTGATGGCCGCGCAATCCGATCTGGTCGAAGTCGTGCATACGCTGCGTCAGGTGGTGTGTGTGAAGGGGTAA